One Bradyrhizobium sp. ISRA464 genomic window carries:
- a CDS encoding ABC transporter permease subunit (The N-terminal region of this protein, as described by TIGR01726, is a three transmembrane segment that identifies a subfamily of ABC transporter permease subunits, which specificities that include histidine, arginine, glutamine, glutamate, L-cystine (sic), the opines (in Agrobacterium) octopine and nopaline, etc.): MIGSFDFDVIRRALPYLFFEGMRFTLTLTALAALGGLVFGTLIALMRLSGYRLLARIAGIYVDFMRSLPLVLVIFWFYFLVPYIGQWLTDASRPISVGAFASSLITFVMFEAAYFSEIMRAGIQSISKGQPAAASALGLTYGQTMRYVVLPQAFRNMLPVLLTQTIVLFQDTSLVYVLSITDFLGAASKVAQRDGRLVEMYLFAALVYFVISSVASVAVRRLQARIAIVR; encoded by the coding sequence ATGATCGGCAGTTTCGATTTCGATGTCATCCGCCGCGCGCTGCCCTATTTGTTCTTCGAGGGCATGCGGTTCACGCTGACGCTCACCGCGCTCGCCGCACTCGGTGGCCTGGTGTTCGGCACGCTGATCGCCCTGATGCGGCTGTCCGGCTACCGGCTGCTCGCGCGTATCGCTGGCATCTATGTCGACTTCATGCGCTCGCTGCCGCTGGTGCTCGTCATCTTCTGGTTCTACTTTCTGGTGCCCTATATCGGGCAGTGGTTGACCGACGCGTCGCGGCCGATCTCGGTCGGCGCTTTCGCCTCTTCGCTGATCACCTTCGTCATGTTCGAGGCGGCGTATTTCTCCGAGATCATGCGTGCCGGCATCCAGTCGATCTCGAAGGGCCAGCCGGCCGCGGCCAGCGCGCTCGGTCTAACCTACGGCCAGACCATGCGCTACGTCGTGCTGCCGCAGGCGTTCCGCAACATGCTGCCGGTGCTGCTGACGCAAACGATCGTCCTGTTCCAGGACACCTCGCTGGTCTATGTGCTGTCGATCACCGATTTCCTCGGCGCCGCCAGCAAGGTCGCGCAGCGCGACGGCCGTCTGGTCGAGATGTACCTGTTTGCGGCGCTGGTCTACTTTGTCATTTCCAGTGTCGCGTCCGTTGCCGTCCGTCGCCTGCAGGCGCGTATTGCAATTGTGCGGTAG
- a CDS encoding amino acid ABC transporter ATP-binding protein has product MIEINHVNKWYGPSFQALKDCTTSVAKGEVVVVCGPSGSGKSTLIKCVNALEPIQGGEIILDGVKVNDPKTDLPKLRSRVGMVFQHFELFPHLRIIDNLCLAQEKVLGRKHDDAVAKGKKLLDRVGLTEHAAKFPAQLSGGQQQRVAIARALAMDPIAMLFDEPTSALDPEMISEVLDVMVDLARDGMTMMVVTHEMGFANKVADRVIFMDLGEIVEDAKKTDFFGKPRSDRAQKFLSKILQH; this is encoded by the coding sequence ATGATCGAGATCAATCACGTCAACAAATGGTACGGGCCGAGCTTCCAGGCGTTGAAGGACTGCACCACCAGCGTCGCCAAGGGCGAGGTCGTCGTGGTTTGCGGCCCGTCCGGTTCGGGCAAGTCGACCCTGATCAAATGCGTCAACGCGCTCGAGCCGATCCAGGGCGGCGAGATCATCCTTGACGGCGTCAAGGTCAACGATCCCAAGACCGACCTGCCGAAGCTGCGCTCGCGCGTCGGCATGGTGTTCCAGCATTTCGAGCTGTTCCCGCACTTGCGGATCATCGACAATCTCTGCCTCGCGCAGGAGAAGGTGCTGGGCCGCAAGCATGACGACGCTGTCGCCAAGGGCAAGAAGCTGCTCGATCGCGTCGGGCTGACGGAGCACGCGGCCAAGTTTCCGGCCCAGCTGTCGGGCGGCCAGCAGCAGCGCGTCGCGATCGCCCGTGCGCTTGCGATGGATCCGATCGCCATGCTGTTCGACGAGCCGACCTCGGCGCTTGATCCCGAGATGATCAGCGAGGTGCTCGACGTGATGGTCGACCTCGCCCGCGACGGCATGACCATGATGGTGGTCACTCACGAAATGGGCTTTGCCAACAAGGTCGCCGACCGCGTGATCTTCATGGACCTCGGCGAGATCGTGGAAGATGCCAAGAAGACCGATTTCTTCGGCAAGCCGCGCAGCGACCGGGCGCAGAAATTCCTGTCGAAGATCCTGCAACACTGA